The genomic stretch GCCGCAAAGCCAAGCATGCGTGTCGCCACGACAGTCAAACATAACTTGGCGGCAAGCGAAGACCCGCGCAGCAGAAAACGCATCAGCATTGCTGCGCCTTTACCGCTTGAGCCACGTTCGCTGCTTCACACAGCGCTTTGATGACGCGTGCGCGGCTCGCCCGAATCGACGCAATCCGGCCATGCGTCGCTTCCCAGAACTGCTCGATCGCACGCGGTGCGAAGATTCGGTCAATCACGGCATTGGGATCGAAGCCGGCTGCATTCACAACCCAGTCGTCCACGCCCATATCGCCATATGCGCCGAAACCTTTGCGCTCATAGCTGAGATGGAACGCCGGTACGCCGGCCAGAATCGATTCGAGCGCACCGTGTAACCGGACTGAAACCACCACATCGGGCTCGTCCTCCGCAAGCAGTCTCCCAAGACCTGGCAAGTGACCGCTCACTCCGATACGCCGATAGTAGGCAGCGTCGTCGTTGCCGCGGCCAGTGCTTTGAACAGCGAAGCTGACACGGCAACGCTGTTCGAGCATCGAGATCAACTCGCGTGCGGACGACCAGTATCGCTCGCATTGCTCGCTGGTCCAGCTGGGCGCTTCGCGCAGCACCATCGCTACATGCTTGATTGTGCCTCCGCGGGACGCCGCAGCCGTCCATGGTACGGCTGCTCGTTCTCCAAATTCCAGTATCGCGAGATCCGGCGCGCGTTGCGTGTTCGCATTCGCGCGCAGCAACTCACGCGAACGGTCGTCGCGCACGAAAACCGATGTGAAGCCGCCGAGAAGCCGAATAAGGTGCTGTCCGAATACTTCCGATACGGGTCCAGCGCCGGTCCGAGTTGGACCGATGCTCTGTGGCAGATAGACCGTGGGTTTGCCGGACGCGCGTGCTGCGCGCATCTGGAGCATGTGTCCCACTTCCAACTTGAGTGCTTCGGTGGCATTTCGCGCGCGCAGGTAGCCGCCGCCCACCCCGACGATCAGGTCCACTGATTTCAGTAAGCCGGCAAGCCGCCGTGTACCGCGCGTCGATCCCGAGCCTAGCACGCCCGCAGCCGCTACGATGCGTCCCAACCCTTTGTTCGCTATAACGGGCGCGCCGAGCACCGTATCGAAGTCAGCGAACGATTCAGGATCGGCGGCTACGATCGTGACCTCCGTATCGTCGCCCAGCGCTTCACGCACCATCTTCACAGACAGGTCGACAAGCAGTCCGTCGCCGGAATTCCTGCGACTATAAGCATGCAGCAACGCAACGTGTTTCTTCTGACTCATCGGAATGTTTCCATCGTGACATCGTGATAAACATCGAGCGTGCGCCCGACCATCTCCGCAGCGGAAAAGTGCGCCATTACGCGACCGCAATTCGCGCTCATCTGTGTTCGCAACGCCTGATCGCCGAACAGACGCCCAACGGCATCTGCAATATGGGAGGGATCGTCGACGTTATCGACCACAAGACCGATCTGTTGCGCCGCGATCAGCTCGTCGGCACCCGCCACACGGGTTGTAACGACAGGCAGATGCGCTACCATCGCTTCGAGATAGACATAAGGGAACCCCTCGTAGCGGCTCGGCATAACAAACAGGTCGAATGCCGGAAAGTAGCGGCGCGCATTCACCACCTTCCCAAGCAGATGCATATTGGAAGGCAGACGGTCGACGGATCGACCCGCGGCCCGTTCGACGTCCCCCATGCCGATCACGGCGATGCGGATCTGATCACCGAAGCGTTCTTGAAGAACTTCCGCGACGCCGACCAGCCGATCGACGCCTTTCTGAAACTCGAACCGCCCGACAAAACCTACGGTAAAGGCGTCCGGATCGAGGCACAGCGCTTGCCGGGCCTCTTCGCGCGGCAGCAGTTCGAATACGGACGCACCGTTGTGGATAATGGTCGTGATCTGCTCGGGGAGCCCCAGCGCATCGTTCGCATGCCGTGCTTCGTCAGTGGACACAGCAATCAGACGATCCGTGCGCAGGGTGCCGAACAATCGCTCCATCGCGCCGTAGAAGCGCTTTTTGCCGCGCGCCAGGTAAGGATTCAGCGTATAGAATGCGTGCGGCGTGTAAATCTGCTTCCATGTGCCGACACAGGCTCGCGCCAAAACGCCGGCTTTCGAACTGTGGCTGTGCACGATATCCGGCTGAATTGCCATGAGGCGCCGGAACACGTGAAAAAACGCGATCGCGTCCCGCCACGACACGTCGCGTTGCATCGGCACACACGCGAACGACGCGCACTGGCCGACAATCCGGTCGGTCAGAATACTGGTATCGAGACGCTCGCCGAGCGGCGCAATTAGATGCACTTCAACGCCGCGTGAAATCAGTCCTTGGATCAGGTCTGCCACATGCACAGCGACACCACCTCCCGCCGCCTCGACGACAAGTGCAACGCGTAGCGCTCGTGCCACTACGGGTGCCGCGCCGGGTGCGACCATACTCGTATTGTCGCGCATCATCTGTGCCTCCATGCGCCGACGGCCTGTGCGACGCGGCATATGAAGCTGCGCTCTTTCTCCTGTCGATAGCTGTACGGGAAGTAGCGGTAGGCGCCAAACTTGCCTCCGTATCGTCCGAG from Paraburkholderia sp. IMGN_8 encodes the following:
- a CDS encoding glycosyltransferase, yielding MMRDNTSMVAPGAAPVVARALRVALVVEAAGGGVAVHVADLIQGLISRGVEVHLIAPLGERLDTSILTDRIVGQCASFACVPMQRDVSWRDAIAFFHVFRRLMAIQPDIVHSHSSKAGVLARACVGTWKQIYTPHAFYTLNPYLARGKKRFYGAMERLFGTLRTDRLIAVSTDEARHANDALGLPEQITTIIHNGASVFELLPREEARQALCLDPDAFTVGFVGRFEFQKGVDRLVGVAEVLQERFGDQIRIAVIGMGDVERAAGRSVDRLPSNMHLLGKVVNARRYFPAFDLFVMPSRYEGFPYVYLEAMVAHLPVVTTRVAGADELIAAQQIGLVVDNVDDPSHIADAVGRLFGDQALRTQMSANCGRVMAHFSAAEMVGRTLDVYHDVTMETFR
- a CDS encoding polysaccharide pyruvyl transferase family protein, which gives rise to MSQKKHVALLHAYSRRNSGDGLLVDLSVKMVREALGDDTEVTIVAADPESFADFDTVLGAPVIANKGLGRIVAAAGVLGSGSTRGTRRLAGLLKSVDLIVGVGGGYLRARNATEALKLEVGHMLQMRAARASGKPTVYLPQSIGPTRTGAGPVSEVFGQHLIRLLGGFTSVFVRDDRSRELLRANANTQRAPDLAILEFGERAAVPWTAAASRGGTIKHVAMVLREAPSWTSEQCERYWSSARELISMLEQRCRVSFAVQSTGRGNDDAAYYRRIGVSGHLPGLGRLLAEDEPDVVVSVRLHGALESILAGVPAFHLSYERKGFGAYGDMGVDDWVVNAAGFDPNAVIDRIFAPRAIEQFWEATHGRIASIRASRARVIKALCEAANVAQAVKAQQC